The following nucleotide sequence is from Pandoraea thiooxydans.
AGCCGCACCATCACGCGTGTCGGCGGTAACGTGCGACGTCCCAGCGGCTCGTGCTCCAGCACCAGCTCATAGGCATGCACGGCCTGATGGTGCGCCGCGAGCCAGCCAGCCATTTGCACCAGCAGGCGCCGCGCGCCGAACAGCAGCGTCTCGACCTGAGTGGTGCGGGCCGGCAGCGCGAGCTGCGCTTCGAACTGCAGGGGCGCCAGGAACCAGGCCGGCATCTCCGGCGCGTCGCCATAAGCCCGCGCCAGCTCATCCACCAGCGCCTGGCCGCAACGCCGGATCAACCCCGCGCGCGGCAAACGCCGCAGGTCGGCCAGGCGGGCGCAGCCCAGTTGCTCGAGCCAGGCAAGATGCGGCGCGGCCTCACTCAGCAGCGACACCGGCAAGTCGTCGAGCAGCGCGCACAGCCGCGCCAGATCGGTCGCATGGCGATGCTGCCGGCCACTGCTTTGGCGCGCCAGCAGCCAGGCACCGGCGGCTGTCGGCGCCACGGCCAGCCGCGACGCATGGCCGAGCAGCCGAGCCGTCTGCCCGACCTGGCGGCACAGCGCGCTCAGGCCGCCAAACAGGCGCAGGCTGGCCGAAACCTCGACCAGCACCACGTGCTCGCCGGCCAGCACGACTTGCGGGCTGAAGCGCAACAGGGCCAGGGCCACGGTCTCCAGCAGCCGTTGCTCGCCCTGCGTGTCGCGCTCGCGCAGGATCGCATCGGGCAGCAAGGCCAGCGCCCCGGCCCGCCGCAAACCCGGCACGATGCCCGCCTGCCGGGCCGCAGCACTCGCCATGCGCACGCGCTCGCCGTCCATCACGACCAGCGCATCGGAGGCGGCGCCCCCTGTCATGCCAGCGGCCTCGTCAGGCGGCAAGATCGGTCGAAAGACCTCGAGGATGAGCCAGGGCAAGTGCAGTGCAATCCAGCAGCGCATAGAGGCCTCCTGAATCCGGAGAAAGAACGGTATCGGAGCGCGGCGGCCCCAGTTTTGGATGATGCGCCGGCAAGTCCAGCCGCAGCGGCATGCCACGGGCCGGTCCCCGGCGCTTGTGAAAATGAATCAGCAGGCCGCTGCCCGGCGCCGGCTCGAGCGCCAGCCGCAACGGCGCGGGCGAAGACGAGGCCAGCGCCTGGGGTTGACGTACGACCCAGGCCAGCGCATCGCTGCCGGCGGCAGCCAGTTGCAGGCGGCGCAACTGATCGGCGCGGGCCTGCGGCAACCAGGCCAGGACCGCGCCGCAGCTGGCGCTTTTGAGCGCCTGCTCGGCCGCCCAGAGATCGTCGGCCGCCGGCGGCGCTGTGGCGCCGGATGGCGCTCGGGCGTGTACAAGCACCAGATGGCGCAGGTCGACACCGGCGCCGGCCAGGGCCGGCGCGTAAGGCAGATACGGCGGCGCGATCATCACGACAGGCTTGCCGACCCGGGTCAGCGTCGCCAGCGCGGGCAACAACAGGCGCAGCTCGCCGATCCCGGCGTGCGTGGGCAGCAGCTCGGCCAGCGCACCCGCCGGCCAACCGCCGCCCGGCAATTCCTGATCGAGCTCGACAAAACCGGTGGCCCGCACCGGCCCCTGGCCCTGGGCCAGTTCGCTGGCGCGCCAAAGTCCGGGCGGCAAGTTTTGCATGGAGAGCGACATCGGAGTGAGCAACGAAAGCGGGTGGCGGTCATCTAAAATACTGTACGCACATACAGTACATCAATGTTGGATTTGTCTCAAGACAAA
It contains:
- a CDS encoding Y-family DNA polymerase codes for the protein MRCWIALHLPWLILEVFRPILPPDEAAGMTGGAASDALVVMDGERVRMASAAARQAGIVPGLRRAGALALLPDAILRERDTQGEQRLLETVALALLRFSPQVVLAGEHVVLVEVSASLRLFGGLSALCRQVGQTARLLGHASRLAVAPTAAGAWLLARQSSGRQHRHATDLARLCALLDDLPVSLLSEAAPHLAWLEQLGCARLADLRRLPRAGLIRRCGQALVDELARAYGDAPEMPAWFLAPLQFEAQLALPARTTQVETLLFGARRLLVQMAGWLAAHHQAVHAYELVLEHEPLGRRTLPPTRVMVRLAEPGAAPAHLLNVLKEQLARHRLETPVLELRLCVSQVVPHEPGNASLLPEPGRARQEFVRLIERLNARLGEAQVSQLVLHDEHRPEAAYRLLPYVVSRPAPAIAGAAPGAIQASSKVRPVWLLDSPRPLAMQGERPVHGTPLRVLTHAERIESGWWDDAAALRDYFIAADAQGALLWVYRERQTSRGQAAWYLHGLFG
- the imuA gene encoding translesion DNA synthesis-associated protein ImuA, giving the protein MQNLPPGLWRASELAQGQGPVRATGFVELDQELPGGGWPAGALAELLPTHAGIGELRLLLPALATLTRVGKPVVMIAPPYLPYAPALAGAGVDLRHLVLVHARAPSGATAPPAADDLWAAEQALKSASCGAVLAWLPQARADQLRRLQLAAAGSDALAWVVRQPQALASSSPAPLRLALEPAPGSGLLIHFHKRRGPARGMPLRLDLPAHHPKLGPPRSDTVLSPDSGGLYALLDCTALALAHPRGLSTDLAA